In a genomic window of Amphiprion ocellaris isolate individual 3 ecotype Okinawa chromosome 11, ASM2253959v1, whole genome shotgun sequence:
- the LOC111581081 gene encoding lactase/phlorizin hydrolase-like, with protein MRTLLWFVCLYIFCLYVCQNSGVNGQEDFMLLAGPLTNQVVKGSDSEVNNAFDCSHPIPPSSKQYFEYLQSRGVTHFKVPLSWTQLLPSGLPSQPQQAVVNCYQTLMKQLHQVGLEPLVILHGSTVPDSLRSRYGGWESKKLVQMFQQYAEFAFQEFAALAHSWVTVNHLEDVWHDVAAGAPGSPQNILHLTKNIHHLYHQRFPDKGRRLSVGLRAKDVGSVSQVKDSITMDYLSVQIEYNCTSSSNFAKELKNLQVSIGNLPILIFKINVHDCSDSQYQLLGDFLSVLKNNGLNILGCDMEDMLGKLEMQNLPISQDIPDFAKMTEFENIYQNVWHTFEAQTATERDGFLKESFPPGFQWATSTESFKVEGGWLEGGKGETIWDRFGHEHQAFENQTVDLACDSYNKVDYDVYILRGLQVNTYQFSISWARIFPSGHRGSLSEKGALYYDKLIDALIESGIQPVVTLYHWDLPQALQDAGGWTNPSIVEAFKDYADFCFSRFGDRVKTWNTFSSPWVVSHAGYGTGEHAPGIKDYVISSYQVTHNMLKSHAEAWHVYNDNYRKTQGGKVGIALNSDWAEPKNPAIPEDVAAADRYLQFMLGWFAHPIFVDGDYPAELKTQIELKRNKCPSSEPARLPVFTPSESKRILGTADFFGLNHYTSRLVSNIDGGCTPGPQGVGDFQESVDPSWPSTASDWIFSAPSGLRMLLNYISKQYLNVVNVPIYITGNGMPTEYSGDTFNDTSRIEYMRGYINEALKAILTDGVNVQRFTVQSLMDGFEGKQGYSERFGLHYVDFESPDRPRTPKQSAYFYSQIIEQNGFALSKGDVYEGVKMQLPHCEPALPPSEVPSKSKVVWEKFSHQSKFQRKLYHFGTFPQDFSWGVSSSAYQIEGGWDADGKGPSIWDVYTHTPGTMPADATGDVACDSYNRLDEDLYMLRALRVKSYRFSLSWSRIFPDGTRSSLNQKGVDYYNRLINGLLANKITPMMTIYHWDLPQALQDRGGWENVDMIDIFNDYCDFCFATFGDRVKLWMTINQPHSIAWLGYGLGTIPPSIKNPGIAPYIVAHNLIKAHAKAYHTYDDKYRTSQGGLVSIALNADWIEPKDVNVLREVRAADRALQFQLGWFAHPIFKNGDYPDAMKWQVGNKSELQDLSESRLPFFTEEEKNYIKGTADMFCINHYTTKIASHVTGQLSPYSYEQDRDLSETEESDSPTTDIKNQRAVAWGLRRLLNWIKEEYGNPQIYIAENGVATKSSTMWDDSTRVFYYKTYIDEALKAYELDGVRVNGYIATSLMDSFEWLNGYKVGFGLHHVDFSNTNRPRTPKYSAHFYYYVIKDNGFPRPDDEKMLYGHFRKDFLWSTATASYQIEGGWRSDGKGLSIWDKFAHTPLRVSDDDNGDIACDSYNKVEEDVAMLQQLKVTHYRFSISWPRVLPDGTTNYINEAGLNYYHRLVDALLAANIQPHITLYHWDLPQALQNVGGWENETIIVKFKDYADLIFSRLGHKVKFWITINEPYNIANVGHGYGVAAPGISFRPGTLPYIVGHNLLKAHAEAWHLYNEKYRATQKGIISITINSDWSEPRNPYKQEDIDAARRVVQFYIGWFAHPIFNGDYSDTMKTIIRERSLAAGLPKSRLPEFTPEEIRRIKGTYDYFGFNHYTTVLAFPVEYGNLQHYDADRGAGTIADRTYLDSGSAWLKISPFGFRKILNFIKEEYGNPPIIITENGISERGPVDLNDTHRSYYYEKYINQVLKAYLLDGVDVRGYTAWSLMDNLEWATGFSERFGLFYVNQSDPKLPRVAKNSVKLYSTIISCNGFPDPALGPNDCLPEEPTQPGTDKPVKFLGMKLSVSDAETGLNTTFALLIVALFGILCSFSFCLFRRKTKSKKNVDVVTVNSIKTDM; from the exons ATGAGGACGCTCctgtggtttgtgtgtctgtacattttctgtctgtatgtTTGTCAGAACAGTGGGGTGAATGGGCAGGAGGACTTCATGCTTCTTGCAGGGCCTCTTACAAACCAGGTGGTCAAAGGCTCAGATAGTGAAGTGAATAATGCCTTTGACTGCAGTCATCCCATACCTCCTAGTTCTAAGCAGTACTTTGAGTACCTCCAGAGCCGAGGGGTGACTCACTTCAAGGTACCGCTGTCATGGACTCAGCTCCTTCCTTCAGGCCTCCCCAGCCAGCCCCAACAGGCTGTGGTTAACTGCTACCAGACCCTGATGAAGCAACTGCACCAGGTGGGACTTGAGCCTCTGGTCATCCTTCATGGATCCACTGTACCAGACTCTCTGAGATCAAGGTATGGAGGCTGGGAGAGCAAGAAGCTGGTACAGATGTTTCAGCAGTATGCAGAGTTTGCCTTTCAGGAGTTTGCAGCATTGGCACACTCGTGGGTGACAGTGAATCACTTGGAAGATGTTTGGCATGATGTGGCTGCAGGTGCTCCCGGTTCTCCACAAAATATCCTCCATCTCACCAAGAACATTCACCACCTCTATCATCAACGATTTCCAGACAAAG GAAGACGCCTGTCAGTTGGGTTGAGAGCTAAAGATGTGGGTTCTGTCTCCCAGGTTAAAGATTCAATAACA ATGGACTACTTGTCAGTGCAGATTGAATATAACTGTACTTCCTCGTCAAACTTTGCAAAGGAGCTGAAGAACTTGCAG GTTTCCATTGGGAACTTGCCCATCTTGATATTCAAGATAAATGTCCATGATTGCTCTGACAGTCAATACCAGCTTCTTGGAGATTTCCTAAGTG TCCTGAAGAACAATGGCCTGAATATTTTGGGATGTGACATGGAGGACATGTTGGGAAAGCTGGAGATGCAGAATCTTCCCATCAG CCAAGATATTCCAGATTTTGCCAAGATGACAgaatttgaaaacatttatcAGAATGTTTGGCATACGTTTGAGGCTCAGACCGCAACCGAACGAGATGGTTTCCTGAAGGAATCCTTCCCCCCTGGTTTCCAGTGGGCCACCTCCACGGAGTCTTTCAAGGTTGAAGGAGGCTGGTTGGAAGGTGGGAAGGGAGAAACCATTTGGGACCGTTTTGGTCATGAACATCAAGCCTTTGAAAATCAGACAGTTGATTTAGCATGTGACAGTTATAACAAGGTGGACTACGATGTCTACATCCTGCGAGGTCTTCAAGTCAACACCTACCAGTTCTCCATCTCCTGGGCCCGTATTTTCCCCTCAGGCCACCGAGGAAGCCTATCAGAGAAAGGGGCTCTCTATTATGACAAGCTGATCGATGCTCTCATTGAATCTGGCATACAACCTGTTGTCACTCTCTATCATTGGGATCTGCCCCAGGCACTCCAAGATGCTGGTGGATGGACCAACCCATCCATTGTTGAAGCTTTCAAGGACTATGCAGACTTCTGTTTCTCCAGGTTTGGAGACAGGGTCAAGACCTGGAACACATTCAGCAGTCCCTGGGTGGTGAGCCATGCTGGGTATGGCACTGGTGAGCATGCTCCTGGAATAAAGGATTATGTGATTTCTTCCTATCAG gtCACCCACAATATGCTCAAGTCCCATGCTGAAGCCTGGCATGTCTACAATGACAACTACAGGAAAACACAAGGAGGGAAAGTGGGCATTGCACTGAACTCTGACTGGGCTGAACCCAAAAACCCCGCTATACCTGAAGACGTAGCAGCTGCAGATCGCTACCTGCAGTTCATGCTGGGCTGGTTTGCACACCCTATATTTGTAGATGGAGATTATCCTGCAGAACTCAAAACTCAAATTGAACTGAAAAGAAATAAGTGTCCCAGCTCTGAGCCTGCAAGACTTCCAGTTTTTACTCCCTCAGAGAGCAAGAGGATACTTGGAACTGCTGACTTTTTTGGTCTGAACCACTATACTTCCCGGTTGGTCAGTAACATTGATGGTGGCTGCACTCCTGGTCCTCAGGGAGTGGGTGACTTCCAGGAAAGTGTGGACCCTTCATGGCCTTCCACAGCTTCTGACTGGATCTTTTCTGCACCTTCGGGACTGAGAATGCTTCTGAACTACATTTCCAAGCAGTACTTGAATGTTGTCAATGTGCCCATCTACATAACTGGGAATGGGATGCCAACAGAGTACAGTGGGGACACTTTCAATGACACCAGCAGAATCGAGTACATGAGGGGTTACATCAATGAGGCCTTGAAAG CAATACTCACTGATGGAGTGAATGTGCAGCGGTTCACAGTGCAGTCACTCATGGATGGATTTGAAGGAAAACAAGGCTACAGTGAAAGATTTGGTCTTCACTATGTTGACTTTGAAAGTCCTGACAGACCGAGAACCCCAAAGCAGTCTGCATATTTCTATTCACAAATTATTGAGCAAAACGGTTTTGCTTTGAGCAAAGGTGATGTTTATGAAGGGGTGAAGATGCAACTCCCTCACTGTGAACCAGCTTTACCACCATCAGAGGTTCCATCTAAATCAAAGGTCGTCTGGGAGAAATTCTCACACCAGTCAAAATTCCAGAGAAAACTGTACCACTTTGGCACATTCCCACAAGACTTCAGTTGGGGAGTTTCATCTTCAGCTTACCAGATTGAAGGAGGCTGGGATGCTGATGGAAAGGGGCCCAGTATCTGGGATGTGTACACTCACACACCTGGCACTATGCCTGCTGATGCAACTGGAGATGTAGCCTGTGACAGTTACAACAGACTTGATGAAGACCTCTATATGCTGAGAGCTCTGAGGGTGAAGTCATATAGATTCTCTTTGTCCTGGTCCAGGATCTTTCCTGATGGTACTCGTTCGTCCCTGAACCAGAAAGGTGTTGACTATTACAATAGACTCATTAACGGCCTGTTGGCAAATAAAATCACTCCCATGATGACAATTTACCATTGGGACCTCCCTCAAGCTTTGCAAGACCGCGGTGGCTGGGAGAATGTAGACATGATTGACATTTTCAATGACTATTGTGACTTCTGCTTTGCCACCTTTGGTGACAGAGTGAAACTGTGGATGACCATCAACCAGCCTCACTCAATTGCATGGCTAGGATATGGGCTTGGAACGATCCCACCAAGCATTAAGAATCCAGGAATTGCACCATACATAGTTGCACACAACCTGATCAAAGCTCACGCCAAGGCTTACCATACATATGATGACAAGTATCGCACATCCCAAGGAGGTTTAGTATCCATTGCTCTCAATGCAGATTGGATTGAACCTAAAGATGTCAATGTTCTTCGTGAAGTGAGGGCTGCTGACCGTGCATTGCAGTTCCAACTGGGTTGGTTTGCACATCCCATTTTCAAGAATGGTGATTATCCTGATGCAATGAAGTGGCAAGTTGGAAACAAAAGTGAACTCCAAGATCTCTCAGAGTCAAGACTACCTTTCTTCACTGAAGAGGAAAAGAACTACATCAAGGGAACTGCTGACATGTTTTGTATAAATCATTACACTACAAAGATAGCAAGTCATGTTACAGGTCAGCTTTCACCTTATTCATATGAACAAGACAGGGACTTGTCAGAAACAGAGGAAAGTGATTCACCAACTACAGACATCAAAAACCAGAGAGCTGTGGCATGGGGTTTGAGAAGACTCCTCAACTGGATCAAGGAGGAGTATGGAAATCCACAGATTTACATTGCTGAGAATGGAGTGGCTACAAAATCAAGCACAATGTGGGATGATAGTACCAGAGTATTTTATTACAAGACCTACATTGATGAGGCTCTAAAAG CCTACGAACTTGATGGAGTGAGGGTAAATGGGTATATAGCGACATCGCTCATGGATTCGTTTGAATGGCTGAATGGGTACAAAGTTGGATTTGGACTGCACCATGTTGATTTCAGTAACACAAACCGGCCAAGAACTCCAAAGTATTCAGCTCATTTCTACTACTATGTCATAAAGGATAATGGTTTCCCCAGACCAGATGATGAGAAGATGCTTTATGGACATTTCCGAAAAGATTTCCTTTGGAGCACTGCAACGGCATCATACCAG attGAAGGGGGCTGGAGATCAGATGGAAAAGGTCTCagtatttgggacaaatttgctCACACACCTCTCAGAGTTTCTGATGATGACAATGGGGATATAGCCTGTGACAGCTACAATAAAGTAGAAGAGGATGTTGCTATGTTACAGCAACTTAAAGTGACCCATTATCGTTTCTCCATTTCGTGGCCGAGAGTGCTTCCTGATGGCACCACCAATTATATTAATGAGGCTGGACTCAACTACTATCACAGACTAGTGGATGCACTGCTTGCTGCAAATATTCAGCCTCAT ATTACTCTGTACCACTGGGATCTTCCACAAGCCCTGCAGAATGTTGGGGGATGGGAGAATGAAACTATTATTGTCAAATTCAAGGATTACGCTGATCTCATCTTTAGTCGTCTTGGCCACAAAGTGAAATTTTGGATCACCATTAATGAGCCATACAACATAGCCAATGTAGGCCATGGCTATGGAGTAGCTGCCCCAG gaaTCAGTTTTCGACCAGGCACTCTGCCCTACATTGTTGGTCACAACCTGCTTAAAGCTCATGCTGAGGCCTGGCACCTCTACAATGAAAAGTACCGGGCCACACAGAAAGGAATTATCTCTATCACCATCAACTCTGACTGGTCAGAACCCAGGAATCCCTATAAGCAGGAAGACATTGATGCTGCAAGACGTGTGGTGCAG TTCTACATTGGCTGGTTTGCCCATCCCATATTTAATGGTGACTACAGCGACACAATGAAGACAATCATTCGTGAGCGAAGCCTAGCTGCTGGTCTGCCAAAATCTCG GCTGCCTGAGTTTACCCCAGAGGAAATTAGGAGAATTAAAGGCACCTATGATTATTTTGGGTTCAACCATTACACCACTGTCCTTGCTTTCCCTGTGGAATATGGAAACCTTCAGCACTATGATGCTGACAG AGGTGCAGGGACAATTGCTGATCGTACCTACCTGGATTCAGGTTCAGCCTGGCTGAAAATCTCACCCTTTGGATTCCGCAAAATTCTGAACTTCATTAAGGAGGAGTACGGAAATCCACCGATTATCATCACTGAGAATGGCATCTCAGAGCGAGGGCCTGTTGACCTGAATGACACTCACAGGAGCTACTACTATGAAAAATACATCAATCAAGTGTTGAAAG CTTACTTGCTAGATGGCGTTGATGTCCGAGGCTACACAGCTTGGTCACTGATGGACAACCTGGAGTGGGCTACTGGCTTTTCTGAGAGATTTGGTCTTTTCTACGTCAATCAGTCAGACCCAAAACTTCCTCGAGTGGCAAAGAACTCTGTAAAACTTTACTCCACTATCATAAGCTGCAATGGATTCCCTGACCCTGCTTTAGGACCCAATGACTGCTTGCCTGAAG AACCAACTCAACCGGGCACTGACAAGCCTGTGAAGTTCCTGGGAATGAAGCTCTCTGTCAGTGATGCTGAGACTGGACTTAACACCACGTTTGCTCTACTTATTGTTGCATTGTTTGGAATcctttgttcattttcattttgcttatttaggaggaaaacaaagtccaagaaaaatgttgatgttGTAACCGTTAACAGCATCAAAACAGACATGTAG
- the gjc4b gene encoding gap junction gamma-1 protein — MSWSFLTRLLDEISNHSTFVGKVWLTLLIVFRIVLTAVGGESIYYDEQSKFVCNTQQPGCENVCYDAFAPLSHIRFWVFQVIMITTPTIMYLGFAMHKIARMEDDDYRPRGRKRMPIVSRGANRDYEEAEDNGEEDPMILEEIEPDKEKEVVEKPSKKHDGRRRIKRDGLMKVYVFQLLSRAIFEVSFLFGQYILYGLEVAPSYVCTRSPCPHTVDCFVSRPTEKTIFLLIMYAVSALCLLFTVLEILHLGISGIRDCFCTPRPRPPTPRHPALASQRSSICRQPSAPPPGYHTALKKDPSGKLGFRDNLGDSGRESFGDEASSRELERLRRHLKLAQQHLDMAYQNEESSPSRSSSPESNGTAVEQNRLNFAQEKQSSTCEKGLRA; from the exons ATGAGCTGGAGCTTCCTCACACGTCTGCTGGATGAGATTTCCAATCACTCCACCTTTGTCGGCAAAGTTTGGCTCACCCTCCTCATCGTCTTTCGGATTGTGCTGACAGCAGTCGGAGGGGAGTCGATCTACTATGATGAACAGAGTAAATTTGTGTGCAACACACAGCAACCTGGTTGTGAGAATGTGTGCTACGATGCATTTGCGCCGTTATCACACATCCGCTTCTGGGTGTTCCAGGTGATAATGATCACCACCCCCACCATCATGTACCTTGGGTTTGCTATGCACAAGATCGCCCGCATGGAGGATGATGATTACAGGCCCCGGGGCAGGAAAAGGATGCCAATTGTGAGCCGTGGCGCCAACCGCGACTACGAAGAGGCCGAGGATAACGGGGAAGAAGATCCTATGATCCTGGAAGAAATAGAGCCAGATAAAGAAAAGGAAGTCGTGGAAAAGCCCAGCAAAAAGCATGATGGACGCCGTCGCATCAAGAGAGATGGCCTGATGAAGGTTTATGTATTCCAGCTGCTATCGCGTGCCATCTTTGAGGTCTCGTTCCTGTTTGGACAGTACATCCTTTATGGACTGGAGGTGGCACCGTCATACGTATGCACACGGTCTCCTTGCCCACACACAGTGGATTGCTTCGTCTCACGTCCGACAGAGAAAACAATCTTCCTGCTCATCATGTATGCCGTCAGCGCCTTGTGTCTACTCTTTACCGTGTTGGAGATCCTTCACCTTGGCATCAGTGGTATTCGTGACTGCTTTTGCACACCGCGACCTCGGCCTCCCACCCCCCGTCACCCAGCCCTGGCCAGCCAGAGGTCCTCCATCTGCCGCCAGCCCTCCGCTCCTCCTCCAGGCTACCACACGGCTCTGAAGAAGGACCCGTCAGGAAAACTGGGCTTCAGGGATAACCTGGGAGACTCGGGTCGTGAGTCGTTTGGAGACGAAGCGTCCTCACGGGAGCTGGAGAGGCTGCGCAGGCACCTAAAACTGGCCCAGCAGCATCTGGATATGGCGTACCAGAACGAAGAGAGCAGCCCGTCACGCAGCAGCAGCCCAGAGTCCAACGGCACGGCAGTGGAACAGAACAGACTAAACTTTGCCCAGGAGAAGCAGAGCAGTACCTGCGAGAAAG GTCTCCGTGCGTAA